A genomic segment from Bradyrhizobium sp. CB1015 encodes:
- a CDS encoding transposase, giving the protein MTQDDLVVVGIDVAKDKIDACIRAVTERKTCPTTAAGRRSLIAWLRKHRVGKAVMEASGGYERVWAKALRQAGLEVRIVDPKRVSPFCGIGGTPCEKRQDRRGDDLLVRRDIQRGSQPSRQSRSRGDEGTGEGTPRPD; this is encoded by the coding sequence ATGACACAAGACGATCTGGTTGTCGTCGGCATCGATGTCGCCAAAGACAAGATTGATGCGTGCATTCGGGCCGTAACGGAGCGGAAGACTTGCCCAACAACCGCGGCGGGGCGACGGAGCTTGATTGCATGGCTTCGCAAGCATCGGGTCGGCAAGGCAGTGATGGAGGCAAGCGGCGGCTACGAGCGGGTATGGGCCAAGGCGTTGCGCCAAGCAGGGCTGGAAGTACGGATCGTCGATCCCAAACGGGTTTCGCCATTTTGCGGAATCGGCGGGACGCCTTGCGAAAAACGACAAGATCGACGCGGAGATGATCTCCTGGTTCGCCGAGACATTCAGCGAGGCTCCCAGCCAAGTCGACAATCCCGCTCACGAGGAGATGAAGGCACTGGTGAGGGGACGCCAAGGCCTGATTGA
- a CDS encoding transposase, with protein sequence MISWFAETFSEAPSQVDNPAHEEMKALVRGRQGLIDVRARLEMQKEHEAPALVRKARARLLKKLADEIAALDTAIAATIKTTPDFAKRAEIIQSVPGFAEGTAMALLGGLPELGQVSDEVAAALVGVAPYDDDSGKRRGERCIKGGRRWVRNALYMPCVGAATLNNPVFKAFYERLIAKGKPPKIAIVACIRKLIIILNTMIARGETWDPKRYRVA encoded by the coding sequence ATGATCTCCTGGTTCGCCGAGACATTCAGCGAGGCTCCCAGCCAAGTCGACAATCCCGCTCACGAGGAGATGAAGGCACTGGTGAGGGGACGCCAAGGCCTGATTGACGTCAGGGCTCGCCTGGAAATGCAGAAGGAGCATGAAGCGCCGGCCCTTGTTCGGAAGGCTCGCGCGCGTCTTCTTAAGAAGCTAGCTGACGAAATCGCCGCGCTCGATACCGCGATCGCGGCGACGATCAAGACAACGCCGGACTTTGCCAAACGCGCCGAGATCATCCAGAGCGTACCAGGCTTTGCTGAGGGGACCGCAATGGCGCTGCTTGGAGGACTACCGGAGCTGGGGCAGGTGAGCGATGAAGTTGCCGCCGCGTTGGTGGGCGTTGCTCCTTATGACGACGATAGCGGCAAACGTCGAGGTGAACGCTGCATCAAGGGTGGCCGCCGCTGGGTGCGAAATGCCCTTTACATGCCCTGCGTCGGCGCCGCGACGCTGAACAATCCGGTGTTCAAGGCCTTCTATGAACGCCTGATTGCCAAGGGCAAGCCGCCAAAGATCGCGATCGTCGCCTGCATACGCAAGCTGATCATCATCCTCAACACCATGATCGCTCGCGGCGAGACGTGGGATCCGAAAAGATACAGGGTGGCTTGA
- a CDS encoding MoxR family ATPase, with protein sequence MKFTGTKDYVATDDLKVAVNASIVLERPLLVKGEPGTGKTVLAEEVAKALNAPLLTWHIKSTTKAQQGLYEYDAVSRLRDSQLGDERVSDIRNYIKRGKLWDAFTAEQRPVLLIDEIDKADIEFPNDLLLELDRMEFHVYETGETIKAKQRPIMMITSNNEKELPDAFLRRCFFHYIKFPDADTMGRIVDVHFPGIKKRLVEEALRIFFEVREVPGLKKKPSTSELLDWLKLLLNEDMSVEQLRERDPRKLIPPLHGALLKNEQDVHLFERLAFLSRREV encoded by the coding sequence ATGAAATTTACCGGCACCAAGGACTATGTTGCGACCGATGACCTCAAGGTCGCCGTCAACGCTTCGATCGTGCTCGAGCGCCCGCTCCTGGTGAAGGGCGAGCCGGGCACCGGCAAGACGGTGCTGGCGGAGGAAGTGGCGAAGGCGCTGAACGCCCCGCTTCTGACCTGGCACATCAAGTCCACCACCAAGGCGCAGCAAGGCCTCTACGAATACGACGCGGTGTCGCGCCTGCGCGACAGCCAACTCGGCGATGAGCGCGTGTCCGACATCCGGAACTACATCAAGCGCGGCAAGCTGTGGGACGCCTTCACGGCCGAGCAGCGCCCGGTGCTCCTGATCGACGAGATCGACAAGGCCGACATCGAATTCCCCAACGATTTGCTGCTCGAGCTCGACCGCATGGAATTCCACGTCTACGAGACCGGCGAGACGATCAAGGCCAAGCAGCGCCCGATCATGATGATCACCTCCAACAACGAGAAGGAGCTGCCGGACGCGTTCCTGCGCCGTTGCTTCTTCCACTACATCAAGTTCCCCGACGCCGACACGATGGGCCGCATCGTCGACGTCCACTTCCCCGGCATCAAGAAGCGCCTGGTCGAGGAAGCCCTGCGCATCTTCTTCGAGGTGCGCGAGGTGCCGGGCCTGAAGAAGAAGCCGTCGACCTCGGAGCTGCTCGATTGGCTCAAGCTGCTGCTCAACGAAGACATGAGCGTCGAGCAATTGCGGGAAAGGGATCCGCGCAAACTGATCCCGCCGCTGCACGGCGCGCTGCTGAAGAACGAGCAGGACGTGCACCTGTTCGAGCGGCTGGCGTTCTTGAGCCGACGGGAAGTGTGA
- a CDS encoding GlsB/YeaQ/YmgE family stress response membrane protein produces the protein MGIVAALIIGAIAGWLAGKIVHGAGFGLVGNIVVGIIGALVAGWVLPQLHIQLATGTVGAIVDATIGAVIVLVILSLIKRV, from the coding sequence ATGGGAATTGTCGCAGCGCTCATCATCGGCGCGATCGCCGGCTGGCTGGCCGGCAAGATTGTCCACGGGGCGGGATTTGGGCTGGTCGGCAACATCGTCGTCGGCATCATCGGTGCGCTGGTCGCGGGCTGGGTGCTGCCGCAGCTGCACATCCAGCTGGCAACGGGCACGGTCGGCGCCATCGTGGACGCCACCATCGGCGCGGTGATTGTGCTCGTCATCCTTTCGCTGATAAAACGGGTCTGA
- a CDS encoding VWA domain-containing protein translates to MFLQFFTSLRDAQVPVTLREYLTLMEALDADLADYTVENFYYLSRASLVKDERNLDKFDRVFGTVFKGLESLLDAMDKAEIPEEWLKKLAEKYLTEEEKKQIEAMGWDKLMETLKKRLEEQKGRHQGGSKWIGTAGTSPFGAHGYNPEGVRIGQEKNRNNRAVKVWDRREFKDLDGNVELGIRNIKVALRRLRKFARTGAPDELDLDTTIRETANHGYLDVHMRPERRNAVKLLVFFDIGGSMDAHIEQVEELFSAAKSEFKHMEYFYFHNCLYEGVWKQNKRRFTDRTPTWDVLHKYPHDYKVVFVGDASMSPYEIMVPGGSVEHVNEEPGSVWLDRIIRTYPHTVWLNPVQQKHWDYSESTTIIKRIFANRMYPITIEGLESAMKELTH, encoded by the coding sequence ATGTTCCTGCAATTCTTCACCTCTCTGCGCGATGCGCAGGTCCCCGTGACGCTGCGCGAATACCTCACGCTGATGGAGGCGCTCGACGCCGACCTCGCGGACTACACGGTCGAGAATTTCTACTATCTGTCGCGTGCCTCGCTGGTGAAGGACGAGCGCAACCTCGACAAGTTCGACCGCGTCTTCGGCACGGTGTTCAAGGGGCTGGAAAGCCTGCTCGACGCCATGGACAAGGCGGAGATCCCCGAGGAGTGGCTGAAGAAGCTCGCCGAGAAATACCTCACGGAGGAAGAGAAGAAGCAGATCGAGGCCATGGGCTGGGACAAGCTCATGGAGACCTTGAAGAAGCGCCTCGAGGAGCAGAAGGGGCGCCATCAGGGCGGCTCGAAATGGATCGGCACCGCCGGCACCTCGCCGTTCGGCGCGCACGGCTATAACCCTGAAGGCGTGCGTATCGGCCAGGAGAAGAACCGCAACAACCGCGCCGTGAAGGTGTGGGACAGGCGCGAGTTCAAGGATTTGGACGGCAATGTCGAGCTCGGCATCCGCAACATCAAGGTGGCGCTGCGGCGCCTGCGCAAGTTCGCGCGCACCGGCGCGCCGGACGAGCTCGATCTCGACACCACCATCCGCGAGACCGCCAATCACGGCTATCTCGACGTGCACATGCGCCCCGAGCGGCGCAATGCGGTGAAGCTCTTGGTGTTCTTTGACATCGGCGGCTCGATGGACGCGCATATCGAGCAGGTCGAGGAGCTGTTTTCGGCGGCGAAGAGCGAGTTCAAGCACATGGAGTATTTCTACTTCCACAATTGCCTCTATGAAGGCGTGTGGAAGCAGAACAAGCGTCGCTTCACCGACCGTACGCCGACCTGGGACGTGCTGCACAAATACCCGCACGACTACAAGGTCGTGTTCGTCGGCGACGCCTCGATGTCGCCTTACGAGATCATGGTGCCCGGCGGCTCGGTCGAGCACGTCAACGAGGAGCCGGGCTCCGTCTGGCTCGACCGCATCATCCGCACCTATCCGCACACGGTGTGGCTGAACCCGGTGCAGCAGAAGCACTGGGACTATTCGGAATCCACCACCATCATCAAACGCATCTTCGCCAACCGGATGTATCCGATCACGATCGAGGGGCTGGAGAGTGCGATGAAGGAATTGACGCACTAG
- a CDS encoding rhodanese-like domain-containing protein, producing MPQTITRGIKALIDEANAEIETLTAKDAIEISKNGDVVIVDIRDPREIERDGRIPGAFACTRGMLEFWIDPQSPYAKPIFQEDKKFVFHCAGGLRSALAAKTAQDMGLKPVAHIAGGYAAWRDAGGPTEQWEPRKKG from the coding sequence ATGCCCCAGACCATCACCCGCGGCATCAAGGCGCTGATCGACGAGGCCAATGCCGAGATCGAGACGCTCACCGCCAAGGACGCGATCGAGATCTCCAAGAACGGCGACGTCGTCATCGTCGACATCCGCGATCCCCGCGAGATCGAGCGCGACGGCCGCATCCCCGGCGCCTTCGCCTGCACGCGCGGCATGCTCGAATTCTGGATCGACCCGCAGAGCCCCTACGCCAAGCCGATCTTCCAGGAGGACAAGAAGTTCGTGTTCCACTGCGCCGGCGGCTTGCGCTCAGCGCTCGCGGCCAAGACCGCGCAGGACATGGGCCTCAAGCCGGTCGCCCACATCGCCGGCGGCTATGCCGCCTGGCGCGATGCCGGTGGCCCGACCGAGCAGTGGGAGCCGAGGAAGAAGGGGTGA
- the sseA gene encoding 3-mercaptopyruvate sulfurtransferase has translation MTTDPLVSTEWLAAHIGDANVKILDASFKLPGVLPLPKDDYLAAHLPGAMFFDVDAVSDHSNPLPHMFPSAEQFGRDVGNLGIGNSDTVVLYDAGGWVAAPRAWWMFLSYGHSNVRILNGGLKKWRTEGRATESGEVKPKPATFTASYDANRVRSMQQLIANLESRKEQVIDARAADRFEGRAPEPRPGIRSGHIPGARNVPYNLLFDAATGEMKPPDELRAAFTNAGVKLDAPIVTSCGSGVSAGVLTLALYRLGITDTALYDGSWSEWGQAGGPAIATGPA, from the coding sequence ATGACTACCGACCCCCTCGTCTCCACCGAATGGCTCGCCGCTCACATCGGCGATGCCAACGTCAAGATCCTCGACGCCAGCTTCAAGCTGCCGGGCGTGCTGCCGCTGCCGAAGGACGATTACCTCGCCGCGCATCTGCCGGGCGCCATGTTCTTCGACGTCGATGCGGTGTCGGATCATTCCAACCCGCTGCCGCACATGTTTCCGAGCGCGGAGCAGTTCGGCCGCGACGTCGGCAATCTCGGCATCGGAAATAGCGACACCGTCGTGCTCTACGATGCCGGCGGCTGGGTCGCGGCGCCTCGTGCCTGGTGGATGTTCCTGTCCTACGGCCACAGCAACGTGCGCATCCTCAATGGCGGTTTGAAGAAATGGCGCACTGAGGGGCGCGCGACCGAGAGCGGCGAGGTCAAGCCGAAGCCGGCGACGTTCACGGCGAGCTATGATGCCAACCGCGTGCGCAGCATGCAGCAGCTGATCGCCAACCTCGAAAGCCGCAAGGAGCAGGTGATCGACGCGCGTGCTGCCGATCGGTTCGAAGGCCGCGCGCCCGAGCCGCGTCCGGGCATCCGCTCCGGCCACATCCCCGGCGCCCGCAACGTGCCCTACAATCTGCTGTTCGATGCCGCGACCGGCGAGATGAAGCCGCCCGACGAGCTCCGCGCCGCCTTCACGAATGCCGGCGTCAAGCTGGATGCGCCGATCGTGACGAGCTGCGGCTCCGGCGTCTCCGCCGGCGTGCTGACCCTCGCGCTCTACCGCCTCGGCATCACCGACACCGCGCTCTATGACGGCTCGTGGTCGGAATGGGGCCAGGCCGGCGGCCCGGCCATCGCGACCGGCCCGGCGTGA
- a CDS encoding L,D-transpeptidase, with the protein MIKHFLTICAAATVAAAGTSLAQAQSYPVQQAPSYGAPTEYRPGDRVPNFDALDEDDDAMPRASLPPPGPADDPRYGRPMGAPPVYSAAPPQGPVMSPDDPRYGRPAGAAPVYSAAPQGPVMSPDDPRYGRPAGPPAVIYADRPAQQPPANDGLRPPEAVGGPAATGTVQAGQPPVGADGRPMTLAALPPEEQPDAAPVQLPPNLRRQEVAFQTKEPPGTLVVDTPNTYLYYVLGGGRAIRYGVRVGRDGFTWTGVQKITRKAEWPDWHPPTEMIERQPYLPRFMAGGPGNPLGARAMYLGSTVYRIHGTNQPSTIGKFVSSGCIGMLNEDVSDLFDRVKVGTRVVVMPGGPPPGTATASAAPTQSATGPAPMSAQAGPVPGTQPTVVPPLPAPVTVR; encoded by the coding sequence ATGATCAAACACTTTCTGACGATATGCGCTGCCGCAACAGTCGCTGCGGCGGGAACCTCGCTCGCTCAGGCTCAGAGCTATCCGGTCCAGCAGGCCCCAAGCTATGGCGCACCGACCGAATATCGGCCCGGTGACCGAGTGCCGAATTTCGACGCGCTCGACGAAGACGACGACGCGATGCCGCGTGCCTCGCTGCCGCCGCCCGGTCCGGCCGACGATCCGCGCTACGGCCGTCCGATGGGCGCGCCTCCGGTCTATTCGGCCGCCCCGCCGCAGGGCCCGGTGATGTCGCCGGATGATCCGCGTTACGGTCGCCCGGCTGGCGCCGCGCCGGTCTATTCGGCAGCGCCGCAGGGCCCCGTGATGTCGCCCGACGATCCCCGCTATGGCCGGCCCGCCGGTCCGCCGGCGGTGATCTACGCCGACCGTCCGGCTCAGCAGCCGCCCGCCAATGATGGCCTGCGTCCGCCCGAGGCTGTGGGCGGTCCCGCCGCGACCGGGACGGTCCAGGCCGGACAGCCGCCCGTCGGCGCCGATGGCCGGCCGATGACGCTGGCCGCGCTGCCGCCCGAGGAGCAGCCCGATGCTGCGCCGGTGCAGCTGCCGCCGAACCTGCGCCGCCAGGAGGTCGCGTTCCAGACCAAGGAGCCGCCCGGCACGCTCGTGGTCGATACGCCCAACACCTACCTCTATTACGTGCTCGGAGGCGGCCGCGCGATCCGCTACGGCGTCCGCGTCGGACGCGACGGTTTCACCTGGACCGGCGTGCAGAAGATCACCCGCAAGGCCGAGTGGCCGGATTGGCATCCGCCGACCGAGATGATCGAGCGTCAGCCCTATCTGCCGCGCTTCATGGCCGGCGGCCCGGGCAATCCGCTCGGCGCCCGCGCGATGTATCTCGGCTCGACCGTCTACCGCATCCACGGCACCAACCAGCCCTCGACCATCGGCAAGTTCGTCTCGTCGGGCTGCATCGGCATGCTGAACGAGGACGTCTCCGACCTGTTCGATCGCGTCAAGGTTGGCACCCGCGTTGTCGTGATGCCGGGTGGTCCGCCGCCGGGAACGGCGACGGCTTCCGCGGCGCCGACGCAGAGCGCTACCGGGCCGGCTCCGATGTCCGCCCAGGCGGGCCCGGTCCCGGGGACGCAGCCCACTGTCGTGCCGCCGCTGCCCGCGCCGGTCACCGTGCGCTGA
- a CDS encoding D-2-hydroxyacid dehydrogenase family protein: protein MSRLRCAILDDYFNLALDVADWPKLSDRVDVTVFSHPFTSEQAAASALTAFEIICAMRERTAFPKSLLDRLPKLKLLLTSGMRNAAIDIEAAKARGIAIAGTQYSRDPTAPLTMGLILELTRGIGRENARMHAGESWQTFAGVEIDGLTLGIVGLGKLGSKMAGIAKAFGMNVIAWSPNLTPEKCASVGVGYASKEELFAKADIVTIHVVLSERSRGLVSRADLAQMKPTAFLVNTARGPIVDEQALLEALQQRKIAGAGLDVFSVEPLPVDHPLRKLDNVVLTPHLGYATTDGLRIHYGQMVEAIDAFTKGGELPRRLA from the coding sequence ATGAGCCGGCTGCGCTGCGCAATCCTCGACGACTATTTCAACCTCGCCCTCGACGTCGCCGACTGGCCGAAACTGTCGGACCGCGTCGACGTCACCGTGTTCAGCCATCCCTTCACCTCCGAGCAGGCCGCAGCCAGCGCGCTCACCGCCTTCGAGATCATCTGCGCGATGCGTGAGCGCACGGCGTTTCCCAAGAGCCTGCTCGATCGCCTGCCGAAGCTGAAGCTGCTGCTGACGTCGGGCATGCGCAACGCCGCCATCGACATCGAGGCCGCGAAAGCGCGCGGCATCGCCATCGCCGGCACGCAATATTCCCGCGATCCGACGGCGCCGCTCACGATGGGCCTGATCCTGGAATTGACCCGCGGCATCGGCCGCGAGAACGCACGGATGCATGCGGGCGAATCCTGGCAGACCTTTGCTGGCGTCGAGATCGACGGTCTGACGCTCGGCATCGTCGGGCTCGGCAAGCTCGGCAGCAAGATGGCGGGCATTGCGAAGGCGTTCGGCATGAACGTGATCGCCTGGAGCCCGAACCTGACGCCGGAGAAGTGCGCTTCTGTCGGCGTCGGCTACGCCAGCAAGGAGGAGCTGTTTGCCAAGGCCGACATCGTCACAATCCACGTGGTGCTGAGCGAGCGCTCGCGTGGCCTCGTCAGCCGCGCGGATCTTGCGCAGATGAAGCCGACGGCCTTCCTGGTCAACACCGCGCGCGGGCCGATCGTGGATGAGCAGGCGCTGCTGGAAGCTTTGCAGCAGCGCAAGATCGCAGGTGCAGGCCTAGACGTGTTCTCGGTCGAGCCGCTGCCGGTCGACCATCCCCTCCGCAAGCTCGACAATGTCGTGCTGACGCCGCATCTGGGCTACGCCACCACGGACGGTCTGCGCATCCATTACGGCCAGATGGTCGAGGCGATCGACGCCTTCACCAAAGGCGGTGAGCTGCCGCGCAGGCTGGCCTGA
- the ettA gene encoding energy-dependent translational throttle protein EttA, translated as MARQFIYFMQGLTKSYPTRKVLDNIHLSFYPDAKIGVLGVNGSGKSTLLKIMAGLDKEYTGEAWVAEGARVGYLEQEPQLDPKLTVRENVMQGVAKQKAILDRYNELAVNYSDETADEMTKLQDEIEAQGLWDLDSKVDQAMDALRCPPDDADVTKLSGGERRRVALCRLLLDQPELLLLDEPTNHLDAESVSWLEGHLRNYPGAILIVTHDRYFLDNVTGWILELDRGRGIPYEGNYSSWLVQKQKRLEQEGREDAAHQKTLAREQEWVASSPKARQAKSKARYQRYEELLKKASEKQTQTAQIIIPVAERLGANVVDFEGLSKGFGDRLLIDNLTFKLPPGGIVGVIGPNGAGKTTLFRMITGQEKPDSGTIMVGETVHLGYVDQSRDALDGKKTVWEEISGGNELILLGKKEVNSRGYCSSFNFKGADQQKKVGALSGGERNRVHLAKMLKSGANVLLLDEPTNDLDVDTLRALEEALEDFAGCAVIISHDRWFLDRIATHILAFEGDSHVEWFEGNFQDYEKDKMRRLGQDSIIPHRVKYKKLTR; from the coding sequence ATGGCGCGCCAGTTCATCTATTTCATGCAGGGCCTGACCAAGAGCTACCCGACCCGGAAGGTGCTCGATAACATCCATCTGAGCTTCTACCCGGATGCCAAGATCGGCGTGCTCGGCGTCAACGGCTCGGGTAAGTCGACGCTGCTCAAGATCATGGCCGGGCTCGACAAGGAATATACCGGCGAGGCCTGGGTCGCCGAGGGCGCCCGCGTCGGCTATCTCGAGCAGGAGCCGCAGCTCGATCCCAAGCTGACCGTGCGCGAGAACGTCATGCAGGGCGTTGCCAAGCAGAAGGCGATCCTGGACCGCTACAACGAGCTCGCGGTCAACTATTCGGACGAGACCGCCGACGAGATGACCAAGCTGCAGGACGAGATCGAGGCCCAGGGCCTGTGGGATCTCGACAGCAAGGTCGACCAGGCCATGGATGCGCTGCGCTGTCCGCCCGATGATGCCGACGTGACCAAGCTCTCTGGCGGTGAGCGCCGCCGCGTCGCGCTGTGCCGCCTGCTGCTCGATCAGCCCGAGCTCTTGCTGCTGGACGAGCCGACCAACCATCTCGATGCAGAATCCGTGTCTTGGCTGGAAGGCCACCTGCGCAACTATCCCGGCGCGATCCTGATCGTCACCCACGACCGCTACTTCCTCGACAACGTCACCGGCTGGATCCTCGAGCTCGATCGCGGCCGCGGCATTCCCTACGAGGGCAATTACTCGTCCTGGCTGGTGCAGAAGCAGAAGCGTCTGGAGCAGGAGGGACGCGAGGACGCTGCGCACCAGAAGACGCTCGCGCGCGAGCAGGAATGGGTGGCGTCCTCGCCCAAGGCGCGCCAGGCCAAGTCGAAAGCGCGCTACCAGCGCTATGAGGAGCTGCTCAAGAAGGCGAGCGAGAAGCAGACCCAGACCGCGCAGATCATCATCCCGGTGGCCGAGCGGCTCGGCGCCAACGTGGTCGATTTCGAGGGGCTCAGCAAGGGCTTTGGCGATCGTCTCCTTATCGACAACCTCACCTTCAAGCTGCCGCCCGGCGGCATCGTCGGCGTGATCGGTCCCAACGGCGCCGGCAAGACCACGTTGTTCAGGATGATCACCGGTCAGGAGAAGCCGGACTCAGGCACGATCATGGTCGGCGAGACCGTGCATCTCGGTTACGTCGACCAGTCGCGCGACGCGCTCGACGGCAAGAAGACCGTTTGGGAGGAGATCTCCGGCGGCAACGAATTGATCCTGCTCGGCAAGAAGGAAGTCAATTCACGCGGCTATTGCTCGTCGTTCAACTTCAAGGGCGCCGACCAGCAGAAGAAGGTCGGCGCGCTCTCGGGCGGTGAACGCAACCGCGTGCATCTGGCAAAAATGCTGAAGTCGGGCGCCAACGTCCTGCTGCTCGACGAGCCGACCAACGACCTCGATGTCGACACGCTGCGCGCGCTCGAAGAGGCGCTGGAGGACTTTGCCGGTTGCGCCGTCATCATCAGCCACGATCGCTGGTTCCTCGACCGTATCGCGACGCACATCCTGGCCTTCGAGGGCGACAGCCACGTCGAATGGTTCGAAGGCAATTTCCAGGATTACGAGAAGGACAAGATGCGCCGGCTCGGCCAGGACAGCATCATCCCGCACCGCGTGAAGTACAAGAAGCTGACGCGGTGA
- a CDS encoding lytic murein transglycosylase, producing MMRRALIAAVIVIACGWSPVRAADAAFTQFIASLWPEAQQAGVSRATFDEQTRGLDPDYKLPDLILPGRPATGAPSQAEFVQVPADYVKEASIARLAGEGQRLLQKYRTALTEIEKSSGVPATMMLAIWGRETDYGRYTLPYDLVRVLGTQAYVGRRKDQYRNEFILALKILGEGVVTRKDMRSSWAGATGLTQFLPSEYYKHGVDFDGDGRIDIWHSVPDALASAAQQLVNKGWQSGLRWAYEVQAPAKVDCTTGVPEVTKPIGQWLREGFVPVRGQKLSAAEQAQPASLLQPEGIYGPSFLTTKNYFVIKEYNFSDLYVLFVGHLSDRMTSPLPFATPWSASKQLRTKDVETMQRGLTRIGLYKDKIDGKAGMQTRAALGAYQKSAGLKVDCWPSEEVLRAIQAAR from the coding sequence ATGATGCGGCGGGCGCTCATCGCTGCGGTGATCGTCATCGCCTGCGGTTGGTCGCCCGTCCGTGCTGCCGACGCCGCCTTCACACAGTTCATCGCCTCGCTGTGGCCGGAAGCCCAACAGGCCGGCGTCTCGCGCGCAACGTTCGACGAGCAGACACGCGGGCTCGATCCCGATTACAAGCTGCCCGACCTGATCCTGCCGGGGCGGCCGGCGACCGGTGCGCCGTCGCAGGCCGAGTTCGTGCAGGTGCCGGCCGATTACGTCAAGGAAGCATCGATCGCGCGGCTTGCCGGCGAGGGCCAGCGGCTGCTGCAGAAATATCGCACGGCGCTGACCGAGATCGAGAAGAGCTCCGGCGTGCCGGCAACAATGATGCTTGCGATCTGGGGCCGCGAGACCGATTACGGCCGCTACACGCTGCCCTATGATCTGGTGCGTGTGCTGGGGACGCAGGCCTATGTCGGGCGGCGCAAGGATCAGTATCGCAACGAGTTCATCCTCGCGCTGAAGATCCTCGGCGAAGGCGTGGTGACGCGCAAGGACATGCGCTCGTCCTGGGCGGGTGCCACCGGGCTCACGCAATTCCTGCCGTCCGAATATTACAAGCATGGCGTCGATTTCGACGGCGACGGCCGCATCGACATCTGGCACTCGGTGCCGGATGCGCTGGCCTCGGCCGCGCAGCAGCTCGTCAACAAGGGCTGGCAGAGCGGCCTGCGCTGGGCCTACGAGGTGCAGGCGCCGGCGAAGGTCGATTGCACGACAGGCGTGCCGGAGGTGACGAAGCCGATCGGCCAATGGCTGCGCGAGGGTTTTGTCCCGGTGCGCGGCCAAAAGCTCAGCGCGGCCGAGCAGGCGCAGCCGGCCTCGCTGCTCCAGCCCGAAGGCATCTACGGCCCGTCGTTCCTGACCACGAAGAACTACTTCGTCATCAAGGAATACAATTTCTCCGATCTCTACGTGCTGTTCGTCGGCCATCTCAGCGACCGCATGACGAGCCCGCTGCCCTTCGCAACGCCCTGGTCGGCTTCGAAGCAGCTGCGCACCAAGGACGTCGAGACCATGCAGCGCGGGCTGACGCGCATCGGACTCTACAAGGACAAGATCGACGGCAAGGCCGGCATGCAGACGCGCGCCGCGCTCGGCGCCTATCAGAAATCGGCAGGACTCAAGGTCGATTGCTGGCCGAGTGAAGAGGTGCTGCGCGCGATCCAGGCGGCGCGATAG
- a CDS encoding bacterioferritin-associated ferredoxin encodes MIVCSCNVLSDDDIRAAVAESDDAVRHAKQVYGCLGCSAECGRCARTIKTIIDEALGPCAQSCCAGCPHSHTVAANDETAEPAEFALAAC; translated from the coding sequence ATGATCGTTTGTTCCTGTAACGTGCTGAGCGATGACGACATCCGCGCCGCCGTCGCCGAGTCCGACGATGCCGTGCGCCATGCCAAGCAGGTCTATGGGTGTCTCGGCTGCAGCGCCGAATGCGGCCGCTGCGCACGGACGATCAAGACCATCATCGACGAAGCGCTCGGCCCCTGCGCGCAGTCCTGCTGCGCTGGCTGTCCGCATAGTCACACCGTGGCCGCCAACGACGAGACCGCCGAGCCCGCCGAGTTTGCTCTCGCGGCCTGCTGA
- the bfr gene encoding bacterioferritin gives MQGDAKVIEYLNKALRHELTAINQYWLHYRFLDNWGLLDMAKVWRKESIEEMEHADKLTERILFFDGFPNMQVLDPLRIGQNVKEIIECDLAAEMSARALYQEAATYCHSVKDYVTRDLFEKLMSDEEHHIDFLETQLDLIGRIGLELYTQKHVGGLEGDGH, from the coding sequence ATGCAGGGCGACGCAAAGGTCATCGAATATCTCAACAAGGCGCTGCGTCATGAGCTGACTGCGATCAACCAGTACTGGCTGCATTATCGCTTCCTCGACAATTGGGGCCTGTTGGACATGGCCAAGGTCTGGCGCAAGGAGTCCATCGAGGAGATGGAGCACGCCGACAAGCTCACCGAGCGTATCCTGTTCTTCGACGGTTTTCCGAACATGCAGGTGCTCGACCCCCTGCGCATCGGGCAGAACGTCAAGGAGATCATTGAGTGCGATCTCGCCGCCGAGATGAGCGCGCGGGCGCTCTATCAGGAAGCGGCGACCTACTGCCACAGCGTCAAGGACTATGTCACACGCGACCTGTTCGAGAAGCTGATGAGCGACGAGGAGCACCACATCGACTTCCTCGAAACCCAGCTCGATTTGATCGGCCGCATCGGCCTCGAGCTCTACACCCAGAAGCATGTCGGCGGGCTCGAGGGCGACGGGCACTAA